AACAATCATgttatttccttaattttttccCCTTCGAACATTGTCCTGTCTGCAGTACCCACTGCCTAACTCTGCCATTTCCATAAAAGCCATAGCACATAATTTCCTCTCTCTCCGAGTGTACGAACAAGAGGAATAGTTATATTTAATAATCCCTAAACAAGTAAGATCAGATGAGTTGAAtggaaaagaaattagaatttaagaaaaaaaagggttgcatcaacattttataaaaagaaagtggaaaaaaaaaaaaactgattccTTACATTTTCAGAAACAAAGCAACCAAAAATTCCGCCACTGAAACATCCTTAATTCCAAGCTTTCTAGTATtactcaaaagaaagaaaactttctagtattgctcaaaaaataaaactctaatAGAGTgaaaggagagagggaggccACGGGAGAGACAGTAAAGAGGAGAAGTCCTTTCACTCTCCAATCAATCTCTTCACTTATTCACATCATCTTTAATATCAAAATCTTGTTTTGCCTCAGCACTTGCAGCTCCATTTCCCTTCCTCTCCCTCCCAGCTTCCCTTTCCTCGAAAATGGAAATTATGTAATAACTGTCAGTAATTGGAGCTTAGGAAAAAATAGTAATCGGAGCTGGtatccttcttttctttttccattctATTAATTTCATGCCTCGAATAAAATAGACGACTCATCCATTGCTCCACTAAAAGAAACCACAGTATATATGCATCCTTTTCTGAAataaatctctctccctctctcagttCACTGTCCTCAGATTATTCTAGCTTTAAGAAGCAAAATCCTAGAAGCAGGAAGCTGCTTGAGTACAAGATCGCAGAAGCAAAGAAATACAACATCATCACAATTTCTTAGGAAAAAAGCTACTGTTGCTCTAAGATccaagaaaaaccaaacaaaaacccaaaaaaaatccaTGGACTCGCTCCCAGAATTAATGGAGAGTTCCAACTCCGAGAACACCAACATCACTGATTCTATTACCATCAATAACAGCTTAACTGCCGCAAGCTCTTCTTCAACAGCTTCTGCTCCTGGCAGCCGCTACGAAAACCAGAAGCGCCGGGACTGGAACACCTTCGGCCAATACCTGAAGAACCATCGTCCTCCTCTTTCCCTCTCGAGATGCAGCGGTGCCCACGTTCTTGAATTCCTCCGGTACAGCATAAATTAATCGACACTACTAGTTTTttcccaaaagcttaaactaATTCATATTAAGGGTTCAGAGTTCTATAGAAAGGTTatgcaatttatatattgcaacAGGTACCTTGACCAATTTGGGAAGACAAAGGTGCACACTCCAATCTGCCCATTTTATGGCCACCCTAATCCTCCAGCCCCTTGCCCATGCCCGCTGCGCCAGGCCTGGGGCAGCCTCGATGCGCTCATTGGACGCCTCCGAGCTGCTTTTGAAGAGAACGGAGGGAAGCCTGAAGCTAACCCATTTGGGGCTCGAGCAGTTAGACTCTATCTTCGTGAGGTTCGTGATTTGCAGTCAAAAGCAAGAGGGATCAGCTATGAGAAAAAGAAGCGGAAGCGCCCCCGGCAACAGTTGCCACCACCGCAGCTGCCTCCCCCAGGTGCAAGTCAATAAGGCCTCCCGAAAATTCTACCCTCCTCGATCCAGGCCCTAGCTCTTAAATTGCTAAAATTTCAAAATGGGTactccctcttctctttttcaGCGTTATGGCGTTTTAGTAGTGTCTTTAGGGTTAGTTAAATTTCTAGCTAAAAGTTGGTAGCTATTACAGACCGTCTGTATGTGTAATCTGTTGGGTTTTACGAAAGCAACGTTATGGATCTGAGATATCATGATTCTGCTTTTGATCCAAACAGTGCTAATCACTGGTAGTAGACTGTCACTGAAAAAGTGATAGGGAGAGATACGGTACCAGGAGATATGGTCTATGTGGAACTGAGAATATATAATTTGGCTCATAGTTTTATGTAGTACTTGCATATTCATCTATGCAAAGCTATAGATTTGCAGGGTTATGTGTTGGATTTCATCTCTTTTCTGAAGGTTGCTTccgtttctcttgttcttttgtCGATGTTGCTGGCAATTCGGTTTCAAAGTTTCCGAATCAAATGCTTGAAAGGACTTATGAATCACTACATATATATGTCAGAAATGTCTAGCACTATATATACTTTGTTTAATGGTTGTGTTTCAGTACTACTGTTGGTCATCTGTTGATTCATCTCTGTATGTGTCTTTACTTCTGACTCTCCCTTGTTTCGCTCGTTTGTGTTGCCACTTTTATTACTTTACTGTCTTAGAAGTTATGAGAAGTAGGAGATCATCAGAGTGtaaataaagatatataaaatctcGAAAGATCAATCATAACAAGTTTTCTTTTAGGCTAATTATTTTGGGCTTCTTTCAGAATTGAAATCTTCCTAGTGCTTATGACTGTTCAATTAATTTAGATATTGTCTCTTTGGTGCTGTCATTTCATTTTCCGGCTAGAGAAGAAGAACTAAGATTAATGGCAGACACGCAAGTGTAACTTCGTCAAAGCTTTTAATTAACTGTTCTTCGATCTTAACTATTTGTTTGATCTCATGTGTTAATGAACTTTAACCTATCTGTGTTAATGAACTATAACCTATCTGCTTCTAAAGATTCATTTATGGTGATTTCCCAATGCGTAAAGAGGAGCTAGAAACAGCTTGCATGCACCCTAAAAGGGGTGATTGACAAAGAGGTTAAAAGCATTGAGGTAGTGAAATTGTACCCACTAAGACTATTGTTGAAATGGTGGGACTAGTAAGAATTCCAATCATGGAAACTATACtttaattagaagaaaagacAAAGGTAACATCAAACTTTCTGCTATTATTGATCCTAACtgggaaaaaaatatgtatgCACTAATGAGTAATCAAATACGAATGAGGTGATTGGATGAACAAACCTATGGATCAGATGTCAGGAGATTTGTTAATCAGTCAGGCCCAAAAAAAAACCTATCTGGATCTGAGAATGAcccttaattaatttcatccCTCTTTGGTTTTCTTAATCTTATTAGAATACGCCACATGAATCCTATATGCTCGATGTAGAAAGTTCTCATCACAACAATATGACCTAGAAGGGGAAAAAACACTGTTATAATTAAGTACGTAGGCTAATGATGATGAAACTTTTCTTCTTGTTATTTAGTAGGATATATGTGAacgtatatgtatatatacatatctagCTACCACTTTATTGCATAGAGAGTATCTATTGATCATTTGGATTTATCAGGATCAGCTAACATGTTTTAATATAAATGAAAGGACCCTCTAATTGGtagtaaaataagataaatcatTTTTGAAGCATATATACCTTTAGATATGCTATCAGCCGTAAATAACGTTTATTATTCACGATCGATATTGGTACTGAACGATCGATGCTTTCCTTAATTAAATAGTGATCAGCTTATCTTTTTAGTTTAAACTGGACATTCTTTGTCAACcagtatatattttcttggcTCTGTTTCCCAATCTATCTTCATTTTGTACGTAATTGACTTATAGCTATGTTATACTTTTGACTGATTTAACCTACAATACAAAAATCATTATGTTTTCTGTCAAAACCAGATTTCAATTCAATCTTTATCGATTTATCTGTAGTCTATCATGCCCTGCATGTAAATGCATAGGATTTATTACTTTATGCTTCTTTATTTatagggctggtttggatttaaaaatcaGATGAGatattgattttagatgaaagataaaagttgaaaaaaaatattgttagaatataatctttaatattattattattttgatatttgaaaaagttgaattgtttattgtattttatgtagaaatttgagaaagttgtagtgatgagatgagatgagatgagatgaaatacttttcgaattcaaacggggccttaatttttttcccaaatgaatttggatataatatttttatgattgtttGGCATGAAGAATCTTAAGAAAAATCTTAAGTAGTGTAGTTAATGCATGTGTAATCTTATGAGTTCTTTTAAACATCAATCTACGACcgtcttttgtttttagaattgGCTACTTTGTTGATATCTTCTCCCCTCATAAACTAGCAACTATGAAAGCttaaggttacgtttggatgttgaactgagttgagttgataaaattgaattgtttgttatatttggtgttggaatttaaaaaaattgtaatgataagttgagatggattgatgAACCAAACATACCCTAAGTCTCATCTATTCCAATCATGCAGTTTCCAATTTAATTTGGTAGATCCTTTACTAGCTAGCTTTTATCTTAACGATTTTTGGGTTAATTAATTTGAGTACCTGCTTTCACAGTGATGATCTGTGATAATATTCTAGCTAGGTATCCGTTTCAGATTCCATTTGTCTTCAGCTATcatggtttctctctctcacatatatatatatatatttatatttgttccaAGTTCTAAATTGCTAGCTACTTTCAATGCTTTTCTAACGCCTCCTGTACTCTACAAAATAGAAttctacaaaatatatatatatatatatatatatatatatatatatatatatgcgaaaTGCTATGCTAAGCTGCGAACTTAGCTTAAAATCTCATGCATTCACTAAATTAATTAGAGCACAGGATTAGCAGAAGAGGATTGTTAATTCGTTAAACGTGATTAGTGCAGTACTAGTAGGTAGTATTAACGCTAGTACTATGTATCATCGATCGatcatgtttgttttttcttaaccatatatatatatgttttgttacCATCGTCATCAGTAGTACTATCCCATCATCTGATAGTGATGATCAGCCAACAAAAAGTTAGAGATGAATCTTTTGCTTTTTCAGAAAGTAGTGAAGATATATAGCAaaataacctatatatatatatatatatattatatatatatatataaagatcgAATATCATAAGAATCTTTTGCATGGAATGACAGTCGATGACCAAATTCGCTGCTTGTTCGACCTTCATAGATGGAATCATTGCCGTCCCCCAAATTAAGTGAGAATTAAGCGAACTGCACCAGTTATatatgagctagctagctagctagctaggaggaggaggaggacttGTCACTATTATTAAGAAGCTGGTGATCATGCGCCCCATGGTTGGCTGTCTAGCTTGAAATGATGGATAAAAAGGTCATCGTGCgggaacaaagacaaagaaTGAAAAGTCcggccaaaaagaaaagaatgatgaGATGATCAATATTTGCAATATTTATACTTAAGCAatctgatcatcatgatcatcaagcTAGACAGGTGACCttttagttttctttctttcttagggtaaaagtaaatatattgCAATATACATTGATTTAgctgacatatatatatatatatatatatatatatacacacacacacatataggtACGTACGTGCGTAGTGTCATTGACAAATTAACATGACCACGTACGCAGCTTATTAAAAGTAATGCTTTAAATTAAGCTTGCTGGCTATATACGTGCCTAGCATTAATACTGTCGACCTTGACATTTAAAATAATCTGAACAGCAATGATAGCATAAGCAATATTAATCCTTTTAGAGTTGAAAAAAAGTACATGAGTTTTTTGAAGGAAGACAATTAATCTTTCAATAACCTTCCATTAACCCTATGGCTAgagtatctcaaataattatttctctcaCCAAATATAGCAAGTGACAAAAATTTTTGTACAATGTCTCCAAACTCTTCCAACAAAACTACCTCTGATACTGGAGGGATCAGATCAGCCACCACTGcaaaacaaagcacaaaaaaaagCGCATTCTGCAGGTTACAACCACAACATGATCAACAAGACACTCATGAGGCTGAGAAATCCACCACGAAGTATACAGATCTGGTTTCGCTGTCAAATAAGGAACATTCAAGTTTAGATGCTAAGAATATCTCAGATCATCTAtcaatagtagtgaaataatttgtaaacagaaataaaataatagttaatagTTTGTGAATTGTAATGAAATAATCTGATTAATGTATGAGATCATGAGTACTTGTGTTCTCAAACAAAGCTAGTTTCGTAGCTTAAAAAACAAGCACACAATTACCTGCATTAAGCTCATATTATCAACTGATCATAAGCACACAAATTAAGCCTGGTCGGATCAATAATCTATTACATGGTCAAAACATCATGAGGTACGTACCCATTACTGCTCAGCTCCTTGAGACTAATGATTGTCTAGTACTACCTTAAATTAAGGTCATGATTCTGATCTAAGTGTCCCTATTGAGATATTTACTTTAGTCAAGTTCTCAAGACCAAAGGAAATATATAATTCCA
The Juglans microcarpa x Juglans regia isolate MS1-56 unplaced genomic scaffold, Jm3101_v1.0 JmScfU0070, whole genome shotgun sequence DNA segment above includes these coding regions:
- the LOC121245588 gene encoding protein LIGHT-DEPENDENT SHORT HYPOCOTYLS 3-like, producing the protein MDSLPELMESSNSENTNITDSITINNSLTAASSSSTASAPGSRYENQKRRDWNTFGQYLKNHRPPLSLSRCSGAHVLEFLRYLDQFGKTKVHTPICPFYGHPNPPAPCPCPLRQAWGSLDALIGRLRAAFEENGGKPEANPFGARAVRLYLREVRDLQSKARGISYEKKKRKRPRQQLPPPQLPPPGASQ